The sequence TAAAATTTAAGTAGGTAGTTAAGAAGGAAAAAGGCACTCAAATGTAGAAAAAAGACCTCACCGCAAAAAAAAAATAAAAACACAAAAGGAGTGTGAAACCTTATGTTAAATATTCGACACATAGTAGGTGCAGTCCTTCTTTTTTGTAACGGATTAATAAAAATAATCAATGAAAGCAAAGATTTTTATGAACTCGAAAAGGGAGTATATGAACTCTGCCAAAAAGTCTGTAACCAAATTTTCATATGGGCACTAGAGCAAATGGATACACGTTTGATGAATGAACGCGACCGTGAAACCTGGGAAGTAATAGGATTTAGAAAAAAAGATGCCATAAGCACCTTTGGCGAATTTACATATAGAAGACGTCTTTACAGAAACAAAAAGACAGGTGAGACCAGGTTTTTGTTGGATGATCTATTGGGTTGGCCAATAAGGGCAAAAATAACTCCAAGGTTAAGAGAGATAGCAGTGAAATTGAGTACGGAGATGTCCTTCAGGCGCGTTGCCGAAATTTTAAGCCAACTATTTCCCAATATCAGCACAATGACGATCTGGAAAATCGTTAAGGATTTAGGAGAAACTTTAAAACAAGAGAGTGAAGAAAAGAGGACAGAAATATTTGAAGAAGGTAAATTACCTCAAGGGCAAGAGATTACATCAACCCTTTGTATTGAAAGCGATGGTGTAATGATCCGACTGCAAAGAGCGGAGAATAAGATAGGAGAAATAAAGCACCTAGTAGCTTATGAAGGCAAAGAAAAAATCGGTCATGAACGGTATGCCCTAAAAAACAAAATTGTGGTGAGTGGATTGGCTGACAGTCAGACCATGTGGGAAGAAACCTATGCAAAAG is a genomic window of Caldanaerobius fijiensis DSM 17918 containing:
- a CDS encoding ISLre2 family transposase, whose protein sequence is MLNIRHIVGAVLLFCNGLIKIINESKDFYELEKGVYELCQKVCNQIFIWALEQMDTRLMNERDRETWEVIGFRKKDAISTFGEFTYRRRLYRNKKTGETRFLLDDLLGWPIRAKITPRLREIAVKLSTEMSFRRVAEILSQLFPNISTMTIWKIVKDLGETLKQESEEKRTEIFEEGKLPQGQEITSTLCIESDGVMIRLQRAENKIGEIKHLVAYEGKEKIGHERYALKNKIVVSGLADSQTMWEETYAKAGSKWDLNRVERVYIGGDGADWPKEGLEYFPGAEYRLDPYHISKHLIEALWYDEETFNEVREAIYQSDFEKTQETLKEEIKKTKGNRRKKVIALLDYLTENWEGIAALNEEGRLGTIEGQIQHNIARRMKRLGARWSTSGGDRIARILVERANGELEKYILRWPMEQRKFKEVAQIKSEEKKGVEDIEEWLRVSLPALKGPCAGRPWVKYVLKELSHVSVAAII